CTAACATTTGGATGCCTCTTCCTGCCTCTTTTCAGGGCAAGTGCTAACAGCACCTGCTTGTCAGGGGAGTGGGGTGGGCCTGGAAGCTGCCGCTGGCCAGGTGGATGGGGTGGAATTTTGGGCAGAAGCCAGCAATACAGTGTCAGCATGGTTTACAAGATCAGACCAAAACTGGAGCACCTTTGCCATCGTTGCTGATGTTGAACCACCCTGGGCTGGAGGATTCCCAGATGCAGTTATATGGATACTGGGTTTCTGACCTGTAGAAGAATTTCTGCACCTTGGAAGGCAGTATCAAAAATCTTGTCTAGTGAATCCTCTCTGGCCTCCTGGCTGGTTACACTCAGATTCCTACCTCCCTGCTTATCCCATCCTACCATTGCTGGGGGCAACAGATCCCCCGAGCTCTGCTGCCAGAAGAGGTAAGTGCACAGAGGATGGACAGGCTGTGGACAGAGAGATGACTTGCAGTCCAGAATACAGCTTCTGCCACGGGCAAGGTCCTCCACCTTCCAGCAGAAGACAGTAGGGGGAATCTCAAGGTCACTGGACAAAAAAGGCGGCCAGAGAGACTTGGAGGGACTACCTGCTGGCAGAGGAAAGAATGAAGCCAAATGTGTGCATCCACTGAGCTTGTCGACTTTCCACAACCAGTGCTCTCTGCTTGAGAGAGATGTCATCTGCCCTGGGATCTTTAATTTCATGCTATCTCCATCAAGAAACTTGTGGCTGTTGTCCTACCTGGGGTTAGCTGAGTGCCTGTGCATAAAACTTGTATTTGCTGTTAGTGAAACAGAGTAGTTCACTTCTGATTAACTGTTTCTGTACCTACTGGCTAGTAGCTTTCAGTTTTTATTATCTGTAGCTGCAATAACAACAAAcgttgctgtgctgctgcaggcagtgtCCTCCTGACTACACCTACCACCTCATGATGCTGCAATGAAAAGACAttcaacataattttaaaaaccctggTAAAACTAGATTATAATGatgtaaataaatgaaaactaatAAATAAACATGAGAAGTAATTACAATTTATCCAGACTTTGGCCTGATAGCTAAACTACAGTTTCTCGCTTCTTTGGGAAATTAACACTCACTCCTTGCTTCTCTTATCGTGCTTCCCAGTTTTTGTCACCCATTTAGTTTGCTCCAAGGTTACCTGGGTttaagagggagagaaagaaaatatggcCTCCTGCTATTCGTTTTATATTTTAGAGCTGTGTCTGCAGTAGCAAGTAGTGATGCAATGCAGCAGCACCCAAACCTGCAGTCACATAGGATTGAAGTCCTTGGGTctgagctctgctcctgccaccCATGACACCTCTGGCCATTCAGCTGAAGCCTCTTGGCCGCGGCTTCCTGTCCGCGTACCTTGGAATATGCAGTGTTAAGATTTTCTGTCCAATACGTAGTTGATGTATTAGATGCATAATCCACGTGTTTAGTGTGTACGTTTCTGCCACATGTGGGTCCTTTCTAGCTTGCAGAGTGGCTTTTTAAATAGGATACGTAGCTAGATCTCCAAGTCCTTTGGTTTTGCGGGGCTGCTAGTGTTGTCATTACCCCACTGTTACTGAGCATCACTCCTTTCCTTGGAGGGGCCCAAGAGGAGCCTATGTCCTCCTTGTTGTCTTGCATTGTTTGTACAAATGTTTGGATTCATCGCCTCTCTTCTTTCAGGGAAGGATTTTGCTTGTAGGCAGGAATTGCACAATTAATTTCACGTTCGCAGTTTCCTCCTACAGAAGTTATTCTCAAACATGCGCAGTATAATAAAGGAGGGGCAGCAATGCCCTTTTCCCTGCGGCCTGCCTGGGTGACGGAGCTGCTGACGGGCGCAGCGAGGCTCTCGTCATGAGCAATTCCATGCGGCTGCGGGATGGCGGCGCGGCCGTCACGTCGGGCCCGGGGTGCCTCTGGTCTCCGCAAGAGACGACGGAAACGGCCGGGCTCGCGCTCTGTTCTTGGCGAACCGTCACccgcaggcggcggcggccccttTCCTGGGCCCTACGTCAGCCCCGCGTTTCGGTCAATTGCGAGAGAATCAcaagggcgggggcggggccgggggtgcgCATGCGCGCCAGGGTCCCGctgcggcggccgggccggcggccgggcgccccctggcggcggcgggccgtGCCGGTGCCGCCATGGGCGCCGGGGGGCTGTGGGCGCTGCTGGCCGCGCTGCGGGCGGGCTGGTGCCTCCTGCCGCAGGCCGGCTACCTGCATCCCGACGAGTTCTTCCAGTCGCCCGAGGTGATGGCAGGtaaggcggcggggcggggcggggcgagccctcggcgggagcggggcggtgccggccgcccccgcaccccgcgggctgcctttcccctttcctgcgGGTTCGGCGGGGGAGCCCCCTCGGGCCCGGCCCCGGAGCGCCCtggggcccggccccgctgccggccGCGGGGCGCCGTCGGGTGTCGGCGGGGGAGCCGGCGCCCAGGCACCCGCTCCCGCACCGGGCGCGGCCCGGAGCCGCGGCGCCGCAGCGGCCTCTCTGTTCTCCTGAGGCTGTGCAAAGGTCAACGGCGCGCTCCGGGAAATTTCCGTGTTGACAGAAATCTCAAAAGTTTATGGTCTGCTCTGCATCGTGATGCCTTACTCTAAGCTGCGTCCCTAGTGCTGAATTACTGAATAAAATACGTTATAGatggatgtattttttttttcttcctttatagGAGATATTTTAAACCTACAGGTCTATTACCCGTGGGAGTTCCtttccagctctccttgcagaaCAGCTGTTTTCCCATTAATGACATCTGGAGTTACCTACTGGGTGATCAAGTCTTTGCAGCAGCTGGACATATGTTCAAGTTGCATCAACAGCTACACCCTTCTCGTATCACCTCGCCTTCTCTTtacaatgttttctttcatactCGACTATAGTGTTTATCGATTAGCTCCTTCCTGGGAAGCGGATCCATGGAAAGCACTGGTACTTCTTGCCGGATCGTATGTCACTCTGGTATTTTACACGAGAACGTTTACCAACACGCTTGAGGGActtctctttgctcttctgatGGTACTGGTATCCTCAAGAAAGTCTGCCGGCAGTTTAGCAGAGCCTACAAGCAGCCCTCTCATAGGTATTATAACGACTGCTGGGTTTTTCAACAGGCCAACCTTTCTGGCCTTTGCCCTAATGCCCCTGCTTTACTGGGCAGGCTTAATTGTAGACTCTCAAAAGAGCATTAAAACTGCCATAAACCACTTTTTGAAGCTTGTCCTATGTGCATGTTTTACTGCCATTGTTTTTGTAACAGCTGATACCCTCTATTTCACCTCCCTGGAGTTAGGCAACCTCTACAACATTAAAAAGAGCAGCCTGTTTGATGTAATAGGTCAACTGAATGAGAAAATTATAGTAACCCCTTTCAATTTTCTTAGCTATAATCTTAATCCTCATAATCTCGCACTGCATGGGAGTCACCCACGCATTACACATTTTACAGTCAACGGAATAATGCTCTTTGGGATCTTACATATTCTGGCCATTGGTgctggttttaaaatgttaaagaaatatATCCATCAATTAGTACGGGTCAAGTCATATTACCATGGGCCATCTGGGCTATTAGTGCATTCTGAGGGCAATCCAATgttactgctgttttattttgttcctttggcatttctctccctgttcAGCCATCAAGAACCTCGGTTTCTCATTCCTCTCATCGTGCCATTAGTCCTGTTCAGCACATCACAGAACAGAGCTGTGAAGTGGAAACACGTCATTGTTATTTTCAATGTTCTCGGGGCTTTGCTGTTTGGGTGCTTACACCAGGGAGGACTGATACCGTGCTTGTTTCACTTGGAGCACCTCGTGCATTCTCCAGAGTCCCCGCACCACCCAAGACATTACACTCTACTCTTTGCTCACACCTACATGCCTCCTAGGTCTCTGCTTAATATCAAGAAGAGGGACACGCATATAGAAGTCATTGATATGGCTGGGTCTGAAGAGGAAACCCTCTGCCAAACAGTTGAGCAGCGTGCAAACAATTTTACCTGCAATGACTGTCAGGTTTTTGTTATAATCCCTGGTACAGTCAGAGCCACAATTACAAAATGCAGTGTCTCGTTCAAGAATGAGACTTTGATATTTCCACACTTATCAATGGAAGACCCACCTCAAATGCCCTTCCTGTTCAGTGGGAACTGGAGAAGTCAGTTAGGACTCTACATCCTTCAGCTAGGCAGAGATCAGCAGAGCCTTTAGATTTCAGGAGAGCAATGTTTTAGTTTTCCACTTCACTTGGGTGCTGCCTAAAGGTGCTATGAGACTTTCCTCTTCACAGGCCCACCTTCAGCCCAAGCAGTGGCACTAGGGGGTCTCCCaagtctctttcttcccttcaaaCTCTCACGCTCACCAGTATAGCCAGTTTCTGGATAGAACCTGCTTAAGATCTGAGTTATTCAGCCCCTGTGGTGTTTCATATCAACTTGTGTAATTTTCCTGAAGAGAGAGGATGAAATCAGAGGATGAAACAAAACTCTGATTCAAGCTTAGCTCTTCCCATGTGagctttatttttgaaagttcTTATAACCTCTGACAGAGGTTTGTGGATTATGTGGGTTTTACTGATACTAGGCATGAActcagctgctggagagagCTTACAGGACTAGACGAAAGCTGCTCTGACtctaagcttttattttacGCTCTTAAAAATTCGGAGCCCGCACTCAATCACTAGACCAGACTGCAGCCACAATATAGGCATCAGCGCTGTAATATTGCCTTGGGTGGTTGTGTCTTGAAAAATCACCAGCATTGATGTGGTTTAGAACACAGAAGATGCTTCAGCATAAGTACTTGTACTAAATCCTAAAATCCAAGCTTTGCCTGTTCAGTGTTTCTTGCTACAGTTCTGTTCTTGTGGACGCGCTACATATGTATTGCATACAGCAGCTCGAGAATGCTGCATTTTGATGGCATGAAGCCTGTCTGTTGTTTAGCTACCGCAAATGGGACAGTCCTTCCCTTCCGTGCTCCCCCTGCATGTCTTGCAGCTTCCATCGCTCTGTCGTGGCTCTGGCACCCGCAGCGGTGCACTGCCGGCCCTACGGTGAGCTGGGTCAAGGAGCTGCGCGGATGGAAAACAGGTAACTCAGAGGGGTTTGATCCTGTGTATGTGTTTGAGCAGATGGATCTCCAAACTGTCTTACTGCAGGGTTAGAGATCCACCGGTTCTGCTGCAGGGGAGCGTGTGaggatcccagggagaagccgcatcccctgcacccccctcccctttcaGTAACCACTCCCCATTAAAGCAGCTTAGTGAGAATGACAGATCGCATCCTCTCTACTGGAGAGCTGTCTGATTTTAAAGCAGGATACAGATAACCCCGAGCTTCAGCTGAGAATGATTTATATGCTTAACAGTGTAGCACAAataacaattttcatttttgtctgcGTGAATTTCTAGATCTAAACCATCCTGATGCGGAGGGAGATACTAAATTGGCACATGCGCTGTACGTCAAGCCTCTCTCTGCGAAACAAATCTGACACCTGAATTTGTTCTGCTCACAAAGGCAGTAAtgctttttgcagtttttcatccaccCAGATTTACATAAGATCTTCTGAGGCAGTTTTTCAACAGAGAGGGTATAGCCTGAGGCCAGGCTCTGAAGGGAAGTTAGGAAAAATCCCGGTGTGAAGGACATGCCTGTACCTTCCAAAGTAAATATACAATCTAGATTTTTAACAAACATAGCTCTTGTTCTCTTCTAAAGCATTTTGTGGTAAGTCTCCCTTACATGTTCATCCCACACCCTTCATCCTTCATATTGACAGGCCTGTAAATTAAAGGTGCGTGttttgggggaggtggggggagagggggtgtatgtgtgtttgtacTGATGACTCATGAAGTAGCGGAAGTAGTTATGAAAGGATCATGATGCCAATTGTTTTCCAAGTTAATTACGTTTTTGCTGTCTTACACTGGGACAACAGACATGTGCCACAGCTGGTATTCCACATCCTGCTTactgttttcagctttcttaaacagcatcttttaaattttgaaaattattttcaaaaaacttATGACCTCTGGCCATATCACCGGAGTTCTCTTCAGGGCTGCAATGGAGCACCATTCCCATGGCATGGCGACTTCTCCACCGCTGCACAGGTAACCTGCGATAGAGCCAGGACAGGAACCTGGACTACAACCACTAATTCAGACTGAACACACACTGCTTTTTGTCTCACTACCTATACCTTTATCATTTACACCATAGATCCAGTTTTTTCCATCCCTGCACACCTAAGTCCTTGTTGGTGGGAGGTTTAATTTTACCAGCAATGCTGGGAACTCTATCTTGGATAATTTGCAAGGTTATTTTCACCTGGGGTGATACAAAGAATGGAAATCATCCTCCCCAGTCAACTAAGAATCTAGTCAGCTGGACCCAAATACTGAAACGTGCTATGAAGGAAGGCTGACTGCTATAGTCTCACATGTTAGATACAGCAACTGAAGTAACCCAGCCCAGTGCATCACATATGATGGATACATCTTCTCCCATATTTACAGTTAGGATGGCTCTATTcgtcattttttttctccctctaaaCACTTCTTGCTACCACAGACTTGAGGTGTGCATTTAGGATAGCGACTGAATCTCTTTTACCTACCTGTAAAGTGAGCGATTATCCTGCCCGTCACCACCACTATCGACATTTAGAGCTCTTTTTGTACTGAAGTTGCAATATAAATGTAGAAAATTACTGTTGTATAGACAGAAATTGTTAAAGGGACTCCACTgagaaatttgtttttatttcgAGTTTCTCATCAAGCACTTAGAAGTGATTATCTTGACAGTGTTCTGGACGATGTTCAATGTGAGTCAGCCTTCTGCCTGTTACCGAGTACTGTGGAAAGTGTAAACTGACTGTGCAATGAAAATCCATCATACCGATCAGCAGCGTGCTTCGCGTTTTCATGCTCGGGCTCGGGCGCCGCTCGCGGCTCTGGAGAAGCGGCCGACGTCCGCGGCCGGGGTAAGGCTGGGCTCCTCGGCGGCCGGCgctgggggccgggggcggccggtGGGTCCGGCCGGCGGGTCCGCTTCTCCGCCGGCTCCAACGCGCTCCTCCTCCTGCCGCGCCGGGCGCAGGGAAGCGGGGGCGGGATCCCGCCGCGGGCGCGGCTCGGCGGCTCCGCGGCGGCCGGTCAGGGCGCTCCCCcggggcggccgccccgccccggtcCTCGCCCGGGGGGCCACGGCCAGCCCTGCGCCCGGGCGCCGTCCTTGAGCTCGCGGAGAAAGGTGTCGCGCAGCCGGGTGAGGCGCGGTCCCAGGTCCCGGGCGGCCCGGTGGGCGCCGAGCTGTCCGCGGGTGATGGCGGCGGCGGtgaggcgggcggcggcgcggagggGCCGCCACTGGGAGAGGCGCTCGGTCACCCGCGGGTCGCTGAGGAGCGCCCACAGCACCCGCCGCAGCACCATCCTCCGGCCGCTCTCGCGAGAGGGGGGCGGGGCTCCCGCGAGAGCCGGGGCGCGCCTCGCCATTGGCTGCCCGTGGGGCGGCGGTGGGCGCGTGCGCGGGGGCGCTGAGGGGCGGTAGGTCTGTCTGTCTGCGGTGCGGcgggccgtgccgtgccgtgccgtgccgtgccgtgccgtgccgtgccgccGCCATGTGCTCCGGCGGGACGCTTAGCGTCCTGTGCAGCGACTCTTACGCCGACCTCAGCCAGTACCGGGACCAGCACTTCCGGGTGAGCGGGGCGCCgccggtggcgggggggggccgcgcGGTCCGCCTGGGCCAGACTCCGGGTCGGCCCCGCCGTGCGGTTGTCACTGAAAActgggaataaaactccttaacaccgGGTGtgttaaagagcaggcattgtCTGATTCGGCGCCGGCTGCATGGGGGTCTCTCCGCCTAGCACGCACACCTGCTGTAGTTCCTCTTTGACATTTGCACGTGAAAGTTACCCCACCGCGCCTGTCTAATACATAACCGTTGACCTGACTGagcatcctcttcttccattgGACTGTATCTTCTTCGCTTAAGTTAATAGCTACAGTGTGATTTGAATTCACTGCGCATGCTGAAGGTGGGGCGGGGGGTACTCCTTTCGTCTCTCAGctgggtcggtggtcgcaatctccccccGCCGGAATTATCTTTTCCACAGTTTCTATGTTTCGGCGCCTTCTGGGCCAAGATGTTCCCTGCTATCACTGGTGTCTTCGCAtctggccttcccttatcttcacacccttctttgcGGCGGGATGTCTCCACTGTCAGTCTTTTAGGAGGCTCTCATTAGTGAGGCATGCATTGCTAATACTCTCTtatctggcctaagcattatttactaCCTcgttaaaattctcaggtgttagtttctactcctaactgTGATTCTTCCTTAACTACTACTAACTCGTGCGCTATTCCATCTCATCCGAGAAGAATACGTACATTTGAGGTACCAGGGTAACGCTGTCATTGTGGCTCAGGGGACGCGGTACGAGCAGGAGCGGCTGCTGAGGAAGAGCTGTACGCTGTACGTGGGGAACCTCTCCTTCTACACCACGGAGGAGCAGATCCACGAGCTCTTTGGTAAGAGCGGCGACATCAAGAAGGTCATCATGGGGCTGGACAAAGTGAAGAAAACTGCCTGCGGCTTCTGCTTCGTGGAGTATCCTTCTGCTGTATCCCCCCTGgtgggaggagcaggagccgTGCTGCggtggcaggcaggagcaggcagggcacaggttAGCTCAGATGCAGGCTCTGAGTCACAGGAAACTCATctgagaataaaattatttggttgCTAAAGTGTCTGTGGGAGCCCCAGGCAAGA
This sequence is a window from Phalacrocorax carbo chromosome 7, bPhaCar2.1, whole genome shotgun sequence. Protein-coding genes within it:
- the PIGZ gene encoding GPI mannosyltransferase 4 isoform X1; the encoded protein is MGAGGLWALLAALRAGWCLLPQAGYLHPDEFFQSPEVMAGDILNLQVYYPWEFLSSSPCRTAVFPLMTSGVTYWVIKSLQQLDICSSCINSYTLLVSPRLLFTMFSFILDYSVYRLAPSWEADPWKALVLLAGSYVTLVFYTRTFTNTLEGLLFALLMVLVSSRKSAGSLAEPTSSPLIGIITTAGFFNRPTFLAFALMPLLYWAGLIVDSQKSIKTAINHFLKLVLCACFTAIVFVTADTLYFTSLELGNLYNIKKSSLFDVIGQLNEKIIVTPFNFLSYNLNPHNLALHGSHPRITHFTVNGIMLFGILHILAIGAGFKMLKKYIHQLVRVKSYYHGPSGLLVHSEGNPMLLLFYFVPLAFLSLFSHQEPRFLIPLIVPLVLFSTSQNRAVKWKHVIVIFNVLGALLFGCLHQGGLIPCLFHLEHLVHSPESPHHPRHYTLLFAHTYMPPRSLLNIKKRDTHIEVIDMAGSEEETLCQTVEQRANNFTCNDCQVFVIIPGTVRATITKCSVSFKNETLIFPHLSMEDPPQMPFLFSGNWRSQLGLYILQLGRDQQSL
- the PIGZ gene encoding GPI mannosyltransferase 4 isoform X2; protein product: MAARPSRRARGASGLRKRRRKRPGSRSVLGEPSPAGGGGPFPGPYVSPAFRSIARESQGRGRGRGCACAPGSRCGGRAGGRAPPGGGGPCRCRHGRRGAVGAAGRAAGGLVPPAAGRLPASRRVLPVARGDGSSPCRTAVFPLMTSGVTYWVIKSLQQLDICSSCINSYTLLVSPRLLFTMFSFILDYSVYRLAPSWEADPWKALVLLAGSYVTLVFYTRTFTNTLEGLLFALLMVLVSSRKSAGSLAEPTSSPLIGIITTAGFFNRPTFLAFALMPLLYWAGLIVDSQKSIKTAINHFLKLVLCACFTAIVFVTADTLYFTSLELGNLYNIKKSSLFDVIGQLNEKIIVTPFNFLSYNLNPHNLALHGSHPRITHFTVNGIMLFGILHILAIGAGFKMLKKYIHQLVRVKSYYHGPSGLLVHSEGNPMLLLFYFVPLAFLSLFSHQEPRFLIPLIVPLVLFSTSQNRAVKWKHVIVIFNVLGALLFGCLHQGGLIPCLFHLEHLVHSPESPHHPRHYTLLFAHTYMPPRSLLNIKKRDTHIEVIDMAGSEEETLCQTVEQRANNFTCNDCQVFVIIPGTVRATITKCSVSFKNETLIFPHLSMEDPPQMPFLFSGNWRSQLGLYILQLGRDQQSL
- the NCBP2 gene encoding nuclear cap-binding protein subunit 2; this encodes MCSGGTLSVLCSDSYADLSQYRDQHFRGTRYEQERLLRKSCTLYVGNLSFYTTEEQIHELFGKSGDIKKVIMGLDKVKKTACGFCFVEYYARGDAENAMRYINGTRLDDRIIRTDWDAGFKEGRQYGRGRSGGQVRDEYRQDYDAGRGGYGKTVQCQ